A single window of Kwoniella dejecticola CBS 10117 chromosome 8, complete sequence DNA harbors:
- a CDS encoding transcription elongation factor S-II translates to MDATTLTGLVKDLNAANAGGKTEEVVRILNKLKADVEPSEDLLRSSKAGVAVGKLRSSSTSSISSLAKEIVKSWRDAVEENKKKRKRDDGDSTNSNAKKEDGAAKRVKAEGSSSAPSPAAASPIASGSASTPDVKAENVTTKKSPSPQSPRQRHPLSTIDSTRTTPRTAKSDGVDKSLRADNSDGAHDPVRDKCVVMIYDALAGDSTAQSKILTERAVGIEKHAHKATNYSTGNDYRGKMRSLFLNLKDKGNPALRNEIVLGYISTEKVANMSKDEMASESVRALKEKLATENLFKAKAVGETQAETDAFKCGRCQQRKCTYYQMQTRSADEPMTTFVTCTNCGNRWKFS, encoded by the exons ATGGACGCGACTACCCTCACTGGCCTTGTTAAGGACTTGAACGCTGCTAATGCAGGGGGAAAGACAGAA GAAGTCGTTCGAATattgaacaagctgaaagcgGACGTAGAACCGTCTGAAGATCTCTTGCGG TCCTCCAAAGCAGGTGTAGCCGTTGGTAAACTAcgatcatcctccacatcttccatctcgaGTCTCGCCAAGGAAATCGTCAAGTCGTGGCGAGATGCTGTggaagagaacaagaagaaacgTAAAAGGGACGATGGGGATAGTACAAACTCCaatgcgaagaaggaagatggagcTGCTAAACGGGTGAAagctgagg GCTCTTCCTCGGCTCCTTCACCGGCAGCTGCCTCACCTATCGCTTCCGGATCAGCCAGTACGCCAGACGTGAAAGCCGAAAACGTAACCACCAAAAAATCACCTTCCCCTCAATCCCCTCGACAACGCCATCCTCTCTCCACGATAGACTCTACCCGAACGACGCCGCGAACAGCCAAATCAGATGGGGTGGATAAAAGTCTCCGAGCGGATAATTCGGATGGCGCGCATGATCCCGTAAGAGATAAATGCGTGGTCATGATATATGATGCATTAGCTGGGGATAGTACGGCTC AAAGCAAGATCCTGACGGAACGTGCGGTGGGTATCGAGAAGCATGCGCATAAAGCAACGAATTATTCGACTGGGAATGATTACAGAGGCA AAATGCGATCGCTATTCTTGAATCTCAAGGATAAAGGTAATCCAGCACTACGAAATGAGATTGTGTTAGGTTATATAAGTACAGAGAAAGTAGCGAACATGAGCAAAGAT GAAATGGCGTCGGAATCGGTCAGAGCGTTGAAAGAGAAATTAGCGACTGAGAATCTGTTCAAGGCGAAAGCTGTTGGAGAGACTCAAGCGGAGACGGACGCGTTCAAGTGCGGTAGATGTCAACAGAGGAAATGCACTTATTACCAGATGCAGACCAGATCAGCGGATGAACCTATGACG ACATTCGTAAC GTGTACG AATTGTGGAAATAGATGGAAGTTCAGTTAG
- a CDS encoding mitochondrial 37S ribosomal protein mS41 produces the protein MFLASLRASSSRLPATSIGPRTLSSTARVMQKAPLQASAETPTPQSLLSLIGRNADTKLEAHAESWEKLNELWMRSVKLHDVGLSHKERRYLLWAFSRYSQGSAPSTFIRPPRPPKKFRGWGPKIQHGVRVRE, from the exons aTGTTCCTCGCTTCCCTCCGAGCGTCGTCTTCGAGACTCCCAGCAACCTCAATCGGACCTCGAACATTATCTTCGACTGCAAGGGTGATGCAAAAGGCGCCTCTGCAAGCTTCAG CGGAAACACCCACACCTCAATCACTATTATCGTTGATAGGTAGAAACGCAGATACCAAACTAGAAGCTCATGCGGAGTCGTGGGAGAAATTGAACGAATTATGGATGAGGAGTGTTAAGCTCCATGATGTGGGTTTGTCGCACAAAGAACGGAG GTATCTT CTATGGGCGTTCTCGAGGTATTCCCAAGGATCGGCTCCTTCGACATTCATTAGGCCTCCCAGACCACCGAAGAAGTTCAGAGG ATGGGGTCCAAAGATACAACATGGTGTTAGGGTAAGAGAATGA
- a CDS encoding mitochondrial import inner membrane translocase subunit TIM8: MSAAGIPQLDEASKKELEGFLEQEQAKAKLQASIHELTNTCWNTCITGSISSKFSKTEAQCLENCVDRFLDSSLFIVKQIEAQKQQL, encoded by the exons ATGTCCGCCGCTGGTATTCCTCAACTTGACGAAGCTTCCAAG AAAGAATTGGAAGGTTTCCTCGAACAAGA ACAAGCTAAAGCTAAATTGCAAGCTTCGATCCATGAACTGACCAACACAT GCTGGAACAC CTGCATAACAGGGTCGATTTCTTCGAAATTCTCTAAAACCGAAGCTCAATGCCTTGAGAACTGCGTAGACCGATTCTTAGATTCGAGTCTGTTCATCGTGAAACAGATCGAAGCTCAGAAACAACAATTGTAA